In the genome of Pelobacter seleniigenes DSM 18267, one region contains:
- a CDS encoding BtrH N-terminal domain-containing protein: MNIDFPHRQFAHCESGVTANLLNYYGLPCSEALAFGIGGGLFFAYVPFVKINFLPLTTFRIGPGSIFKKTTKRLGVKVGRQQFKDPRAAEQELDRLLASGCPVGAQTGVFWLPYFPPAYRFHFNAHNLVVYGKEGDEYLISDPIFEEPVRCAARDLRKARFAKGALAPKGKLYYFEKMPERFDVAQAAVAGIKDACWAMLKIPLPLVGVHGIRLLARQLAKWPVKLGEKDALQHLGHVVRMQEEIGTGGGGFRLLYAAFLQEAAELLQNRPLLELSERCTAVGDRWREFAVAASRVCKGRQAGPDAFRELAELLRHCAGQEEALFTDLHRAVSARTR, translated from the coding sequence GTGAATATCGATTTTCCCCATCGACAGTTTGCCCATTGCGAAAGCGGGGTGACCGCCAACCTGCTGAACTATTACGGCCTGCCCTGCAGTGAAGCCCTGGCTTTCGGCATCGGCGGCGGGCTGTTTTTCGCCTATGTCCCGTTTGTCAAAATCAATTTCCTGCCCCTGACCACTTTCCGGATCGGGCCGGGGAGTATTTTCAAGAAAACCACCAAACGGCTCGGGGTCAAGGTCGGTCGCCAGCAGTTCAAGGATCCCCGCGCAGCCGAACAGGAGCTGGACCGGTTGCTGGCCAGCGGCTGCCCGGTCGGTGCCCAGACCGGGGTGTTCTGGCTGCCTTATTTCCCGCCAGCTTATCGTTTTCATTTCAACGCCCACAACCTGGTGGTGTACGGCAAAGAAGGCGACGAGTACCTGATCAGCGATCCGATTTTCGAAGAACCGGTGCGCTGCGCGGCCCGGGACCTGCGCAAGGCGCGCTTTGCCAAAGGCGCACTGGCCCCGAAAGGGAAGCTTTACTATTTTGAGAAGATGCCGGAGCGGTTCGACGTGGCTCAGGCTGCCGTCGCGGGGATCAAGGATGCCTGTTGGGCGATGCTGAAAATCCCGCTGCCGCTGGTCGGAGTCCACGGCATCCGTCTGCTGGCCCGCCAACTGGCCAAATGGCCTGTCAAGCTGGGTGAGAAAGATGCGCTGCAGCATCTTGGTCATGTGGTGCGCATGCAGGAGGAGATCGGCACCGGCGGGGGCGGCTTTCGTCTGCTCTATGCGGCTTTTCTGCAGGAGGCCGCCGAGTTGTTACAGAATCGGCCGTTGCTGGAGTTGTCCGAGCGTTGCACCGCGGTTGGCGACCGCTGGCGGGAGTTTGCCGTGGCCGCCTCGCGGGTCTGCAAAGGGCGGCAGGCCGGACCGGATGCTTTCCGGGAGCTGGCTGAGCTGTTGCGGCACTGTGCCGGGCAGGAAGAGGCGCTCTTTACCGATCTGCACCGGGCCGTCAGCGCCAGAACCCGTTGA
- a CDS encoding ABC transporter ATP-binding protein has translation MMSATVNDIALSVADLVKTYPGATRPALDRLSLEVARGSIFGLLGPNGAGKTTLISILCTLLRPSAGSAAIFGQDVVRQAGSVRRTIGLVPQDIALYPTLTARENLRYFARIQRLPRRHLEARVEECLATVGLLDQADRRVASFSGGMKRRANLAVGILHQPELLFLDEPTVGIDAQSRNLILDRLTELNRAGMTLLYTTHYMEEVQQLCDDIAIVDCGKIIARGAPRALLAEQDACQNLEELFLALTGKQLRD, from the coding sequence ATGATGTCCGCCACTGTTAATGATATCGCCCTGAGTGTTGCCGACCTGGTCAAGACCTACCCCGGGGCAACGCGACCGGCCCTTGACCGGCTTTCCCTGGAGGTTGCGCGGGGCAGCATCTTCGGTCTGCTCGGGCCGAACGGGGCCGGTAAAACCACCCTGATCTCCATCCTTTGTACCCTGCTGCGGCCAAGCGCCGGAAGCGCGGCGATATTTGGTCAGGATGTGGTCCGCCAGGCCGGTTCGGTGCGCCGGACCATCGGCCTGGTGCCTCAGGATATCGCCCTCTACCCGACCCTGACCGCGCGGGAAAACCTGCGCTACTTCGCCCGAATTCAACGTTTGCCCCGGCGGCATCTCGAAGCGCGGGTCGAGGAATGTCTGGCCACGGTCGGGTTGCTCGATCAGGCTGATCGGCGGGTGGCGAGTTTTTCCGGCGGCATGAAGCGCCGCGCCAATCTGGCCGTGGGGATTCTTCATCAGCCCGAACTGCTGTTTCTGGATGAGCCGACCGTCGGCATCGACGCTCAATCGCGCAACCTGATTCTGGATCGGCTGACCGAACTGAATCGCGCGGGGATGACCCTACTTTACACGACCCATTACATGGAAGAGGTTCAGCAGCTTTGTGACGATATTGCCATTGTCGATTGCGGCAAGATCATTGCCCGTGGTGCGCCCCGCGCTCTGCTCGCCGAGCAGGACGCCTGCCAAAATCTCGAAGAACTGTTCCTGGCTCTGACCGGGAAGCAGTTGCGCGACTAA
- a CDS encoding ABC transporter permease, with protein sequence MLLLANIKKELLLLSRDRAGLLVLFVMPMLLVLVLSLVQDDLFRASGQAATRAVFVNLDQGLAGADLAAQLEATGALDLIRKQDGQAIGADQARQLVLSGAYQFALVVPKDFSQVLETSAESTVQAALRKESSYPPLEKLLVYFDPAVRGVYRSAVTTALQQGLLALEIERKSAALGRLLPAELERTVKEQLGPYGAQNIPINLPQLGSAWARRPLVKLDEESVFAEKYPTLPTSVQQNVPAWTLFGMFFIVIPLAGTLIRERQEGTLARLMTMPVSNRSLLLGKVSAYLLICLVQFGLMLAVGKFILPLLGTPVLELGSAPLALLLVALSAALAACGYGILVGVLARSYDQASTFGSVSVVIAAAMGGVMVPVYVMPRAMQSLSVFSPLGWGLDAFLDIFVRNGSLHSVLGNVAALALFFLVCLGFALVVFQRWRRGQ encoded by the coding sequence ATGCTGTTACTGGCCAACATCAAAAAGGAACTGCTGCTGCTAAGCCGCGACCGGGCCGGGTTGCTGGTGCTGTTTGTCATGCCCATGCTGCTGGTGCTGGTGCTGTCCCTGGTGCAGGACGACCTGTTCCGGGCATCCGGGCAGGCCGCCACCCGGGCGGTGTTTGTCAATCTTGATCAGGGTTTGGCCGGCGCGGATCTGGCCGCCCAATTGGAAGCGACCGGCGCCCTGGACCTGATCCGGAAGCAGGATGGCCAGGCCATCGGCGCGGACCAGGCCCGGCAACTGGTGCTCAGCGGCGCTTATCAGTTCGCCCTGGTCGTACCCAAAGATTTCAGTCAGGTTCTGGAAACCTCCGCCGAAAGCACGGTGCAAGCCGCATTGCGCAAAGAGAGCAGCTATCCACCTCTGGAAAAGCTGCTGGTCTATTTCGATCCGGCGGTGCGCGGGGTCTACCGCAGCGCCGTGACCACGGCTTTGCAGCAGGGGCTGTTAGCCTTGGAGATTGAGCGCAAAAGCGCCGCCCTCGGACGCTTGTTGCCAGCTGAACTGGAGCGGACCGTCAAAGAACAGTTGGGGCCGTACGGGGCACAAAATATTCCCATCAACCTGCCGCAGCTCGGCTCGGCCTGGGCGCGCAGGCCGCTGGTCAAACTGGATGAGGAATCGGTGTTTGCCGAAAAATATCCGACCCTGCCGACCTCGGTGCAGCAGAACGTACCGGCCTGGACTCTGTTCGGAATGTTTTTCATCGTCATTCCCCTGGCCGGGACCCTGATCCGCGAGCGTCAGGAAGGGACCCTGGCCCGACTGATGACCATGCCGGTCAGCAACCGCAGTCTGCTTCTCGGCAAGGTGAGCGCCTATCTGCTGATCTGCCTGGTGCAATTCGGCTTGATGCTGGCGGTGGGAAAGTTTATCCTGCCGCTGCTCGGTACCCCGGTGCTGGAACTTGGCTCGGCCCCCCTGGCGCTGCTGCTGGTTGCGCTCAGTGCGGCCCTGGCCGCCTGCGGCTACGGCATTCTGGTCGGGGTGCTGGCGCGCAGCTACGATCAGGCCTCGACCTTCGGCTCCGTCTCGGTGGTGATCGCCGCGGCCATGGGCGGGGTGATGGTGCCGGTCTATGTGATGCCGCGCGCCATGCAGTCCCTCAGCGTTTTTTCCCCCCTGGGCTGGGGGCTGGATGCGTTTCTGGATATTTTCGTGCGCAACGGCAGCCTTCACAGCGTTTTGGGCAATGTCGCTGCGCTGGCGCTGTTTTTTCTGGTCTGCCTCGGGTTTGCCCTGGTGGTGTTTCAGCGCTGGCGGCGGGGGCAATAG
- a CDS encoding phosphopantetheine-binding protein produces MNDRLESELVAMILELCSVDDIQAEDVPADAPLIGPESAMGLDSLDAVEVVVAVQKKYNVRIGGKKSSREVLQSIASLADYIRRKQPACA; encoded by the coding sequence ATGAATGACAGGTTGGAAAGCGAACTGGTGGCCATGATTCTTGAGCTGTGCAGTGTCGATGATATCCAGGCCGAAGATGTCCCGGCGGATGCTCCGCTGATCGGCCCGGAATCAGCCATGGGCCTTGATTCCCTGGACGCGGTCGAGGTGGTGGTGGCCGTGCAGAAAAAGTACAATGTGCGCATCGGCGGCAAGAAATCGAGCCGCGAAGTGCTGCAGTCCATCGCCAGCCTGGCCGACTATATCCGGCGCAAGCAGCCTGCCTGTGCCTGA
- a CDS encoding tripartite tricarboxylate transporter substrate binding protein encodes MSGARLFFLAALFVSFSFPGALHAEGFPGKALQGVIMWGAGGAMDNVSRAVTPNVEPNLGTEVVLVNKPGGTGAIATQFVFSSRSDGYTLLYGAENPQLYGVLGLSKLDYKDFFPVNILARGLTVILVRNDSPWKNLKDLVNDALANPSKIKMGATGPGGVPYVVGKLIDTVTGIKTLSVPFKGEGPGITALLGGHVDFIPTGLAAASEHIRSGRVRAIAVVDSSPLTLGDNVIPAITDDFEAFKKYVPWGPFYGVFCKKDVPEAAKKILVDAFKKGAESDRFKEFLKANQLVLMNINGDEASEYAKRWQSVTTWLLHDAGATKISPAELGIPKP; translated from the coding sequence ATGTCAGGTGCACGTCTATTCTTTCTTGCCGCTCTTTTTGTCAGCTTCTCTTTTCCTGGGGCATTGCATGCTGAAGGTTTTCCCGGGAAAGCCCTCCAGGGAGTGATCATGTGGGGAGCTGGTGGAGCTATGGACAATGTCTCAAGGGCAGTAACCCCTAATGTCGAACCCAATTTGGGAACAGAAGTTGTTCTAGTAAATAAGCCTGGTGGAACAGGGGCAATAGCAACTCAGTTTGTGTTCAGTAGCAGGTCAGATGGCTACACTCTTCTCTATGGTGCTGAAAACCCTCAACTCTACGGTGTTTTGGGCTTGTCGAAGCTTGACTACAAAGATTTTTTTCCTGTGAATATTCTGGCACGGGGTCTCACTGTAATCCTGGTAAGAAATGATAGCCCATGGAAAAATCTCAAAGATCTCGTCAACGATGCGTTAGCTAACCCAAGCAAAATTAAAATGGGTGCAACTGGTCCTGGTGGTGTTCCGTATGTTGTTGGAAAACTTATTGATACCGTTACCGGCATAAAAACCTTATCTGTACCATTTAAGGGTGAGGGCCCCGGAATTACAGCCCTCTTAGGAGGTCATGTCGATTTTATTCCGACTGGTCTTGCCGCAGCCAGCGAGCATATTCGTTCTGGTCGCGTTCGAGCTATAGCCGTAGTCGACTCATCCCCCCTCACTTTGGGGGATAACGTCATCCCGGCCATTACTGATGATTTTGAAGCATTTAAAAAATACGTTCCTTGGGGGCCTTTTTACGGGGTTTTCTGTAAAAAGGATGTCCCTGAGGCTGCTAAAAAGATCTTGGTTGATGCTTTTAAAAAGGGAGCTGAGTCTGATCGGTTTAAAGAGTTCTTAAAAGCAAATCAATTGGTTTTGATGAATATAAATGGTGACGAAGCGAGTGAATATGCCAAGAGATGGCAGTCAGTTACAACTTGGTTGCTGCATGATGCCGGTGCTACCAAGATTTCGCCTGCTGAACTTGGTATTCCTAAGCCCTAA
- a CDS encoding tripartite tricarboxylate transporter TctB family protein, with amino-acid sequence MNHEKGKKLRAGELYFDYLVLAFSIFLLIVAYQISGFAISGPGTFPMASTAVMVFSMLFVILGNRKLEREVKDGFFSECRQAIREVFTPTFFIYTLIAIAYVVLIQPLHFLPASFLFLISSMIFLKGSSPIKAILISTGTLAVIYIIFLYFFKVLLP; translated from the coding sequence ATGAATCATGAAAAAGGTAAGAAGCTTCGTGCTGGCGAGCTTTATTTCGATTACTTAGTTCTTGCTTTTAGTATTTTTCTTTTAATCGTTGCTTATCAAATTTCAGGATTTGCTATCAGTGGTCCCGGAACATTTCCAATGGCATCTACGGCAGTTATGGTCTTTTCAATGCTATTTGTCATTTTAGGAAATCGCAAATTAGAACGTGAAGTCAAAGATGGTTTCTTTAGTGAGTGTCGCCAAGCAATTCGCGAGGTTTTTACCCCGACTTTTTTCATTTATACTCTCATTGCAATTGCATATGTTGTCTTAATTCAGCCCTTGCATTTTTTGCCAGCATCATTCCTATTCCTGATTTCATCTATGATTTTCCTAAAAGGAAGCAGTCCAATTAAAGCGATATTAATATCAACGGGAACGTTGGCAGTTATTTATATCATTTTTCTATATTTCTTTAAAGTTCTTCTCCCATAA
- a CDS encoding tripartite tricarboxylate transporter permease, which translates to MTGSAISYFFMGWTDISLLSLTALGTFAGIYIGAIPGLSVTMAVSILISFTFSWDVNSALALMVGVYMGGVYGGSRSAILLNIPGAPSSISTSFDGFPLAQRGEAGQAIGISTIISGIGGFIGIVVLAIAAPAVAEFALKFAPRDYLLLALMGLLLVGSLSGESMAKGIFAGALGVTLGMVGMDPMTAEGRFTFGSVELLGGIHFVIAMIGLFGLAEALFQLHSLNLKPIKQDVSKIIPSWDVILKYLPLSIRTSLIGVIIGALPGTGGDIASLMAYDHAKRSTKNPSRPFGEGAYEGLIAPESANNAAVGGAYIPMLTLGIPGDAVTAVFIGALFIHGLKPGPMLMIDSPYMFWFMVGNLVLANIFMVLFGLTGIKIFAKLVEIKKGVLIPCIIVLSVVGTYSINNNMIDVYWMLAFGVAGYLMKMFGYQVAPVILGIILGPLMDNSYRQAMLSVNNNVGSFFWDLVSNPLTCILTLVVIFMIISNTSIWRIIKRQVRQAKG; encoded by the coding sequence ATGACTGGATCAGCTATTTCTTACTTTTTTATGGGTTGGACTGATATCTCATTACTTTCATTGACTGCTCTTGGCACTTTTGCTGGGATTTATATCGGTGCAATTCCTGGACTGTCAGTAACCATGGCAGTTTCTATCTTGATTTCCTTTACTTTCTCATGGGATGTCAATTCCGCCTTGGCATTGATGGTGGGAGTTTATATGGGTGGAGTGTACGGCGGTTCGCGCTCTGCTATTTTACTTAACATTCCTGGGGCTCCTTCCTCTATTTCAACAAGCTTTGACGGTTTTCCTCTGGCCCAGCGAGGTGAAGCTGGGCAGGCCATTGGGATCAGTACTATCATCTCTGGAATTGGTGGTTTTATAGGTATTGTCGTACTGGCAATAGCTGCTCCCGCTGTTGCTGAATTCGCACTCAAATTTGCTCCTCGTGATTATCTGCTGCTGGCACTAATGGGGTTGCTTCTCGTTGGTAGTCTTTCTGGAGAATCAATGGCCAAAGGTATTTTTGCAGGAGCATTGGGTGTAACTTTGGGAATGGTGGGGATGGACCCTATGACCGCCGAGGGCCGTTTCACTTTCGGTTCCGTAGAACTCCTTGGGGGCATCCATTTTGTCATTGCAATGATTGGACTGTTTGGTTTAGCTGAAGCACTTTTTCAACTCCACTCGCTTAATTTAAAGCCGATCAAACAGGATGTCTCAAAGATCATTCCTTCTTGGGATGTCATCTTGAAATACTTGCCTCTGTCTATTCGGACTTCTCTCATTGGCGTTATTATCGGCGCGTTGCCTGGTACAGGTGGTGATATTGCTTCACTGATGGCATATGACCATGCCAAACGTTCAACTAAAAATCCATCCCGTCCATTTGGTGAAGGTGCTTATGAAGGACTTATTGCTCCAGAGTCAGCTAATAATGCTGCCGTAGGCGGTGCCTATATCCCAATGCTGACCTTGGGAATCCCAGGAGACGCGGTTACTGCTGTTTTTATCGGGGCATTATTTATTCACGGCCTAAAACCTGGGCCAATGCTCATGATCGATTCGCCCTATATGTTTTGGTTTATGGTAGGAAATCTTGTTCTGGCAAACATATTTATGGTCCTTTTCGGTCTTACGGGCATCAAGATTTTTGCCAAACTGGTCGAGATCAAAAAAGGAGTTCTCATTCCCTGTATTATCGTTTTGTCAGTTGTGGGCACATATTCGATTAATAACAACATGATAGATGTTTATTGGATGTTGGCTTTTGGAGTCGCGGGTTACTTGATGAAAATGTTCGGGTATCAGGTTGCTCCTGTGATATTAGGAATAATTCTTGGTCCATTAATGGACAATTCTTATCGCCAAGCAATGTTATCTGTAAATAATAATGTTGGGTCTTTCTTCTGGGATCTTGTGAGTAATCCATTGACATGCATATTGACTCTAGTAGTTATATTTATGATTATCAGCAACACATCTATTTGGAGAATAATCAAGAGACAAGTTCGTCAGGCTAAAGGTTAA
- a CDS encoding Gfo/Idh/MocA family protein, protein MKQVQLGIIGGGWISSKHIDAAKKISNGELVALCDVDGSRKIVAEKLGIPFFSDYREMLAQADLDGAIDATPNHLHVAIGSECAKRGIHILTEKPVTTTLKEGKEFVKIIKQSGIRSLVGHHRRHFPLVRRAREIVRGGELGELVGISIVWALMKGDDYFIPEWHSLPGGGPVMCNLIHEIDNLRYLCGNVAELTAKTKRLVRTGMVEDTISMSFEMTSGALGTAFVSDTTPSPWSYELTSGENPEFFKTDQNCYQFLGSQASLSFPSLQLWSHAHGSTKGWWEPLMARSENVPYVSPFVAQLEHFCKVIQRQEEPVIDAEDALLTLAVLKSSETGRAVRPDELLAAS, encoded by the coding sequence ATGAAACAGGTACAACTAGGCATTATTGGTGGAGGCTGGATTTCGTCAAAACATATTGACGCGGCCAAAAAAATTAGTAATGGAGAACTGGTTGCCCTTTGTGACGTCGATGGATCACGTAAAATTGTGGCGGAGAAATTAGGGATTCCTTTCTTCTCGGACTACAGGGAAATGTTGGCACAAGCGGATCTTGATGGAGCGATAGACGCCACCCCTAATCACCTTCATGTTGCTATTGGAAGCGAATGTGCCAAACGCGGTATTCACATTTTAACCGAAAAACCTGTGACGACTACCCTTAAAGAGGGCAAGGAATTTGTAAAGATCATCAAACAGAGTGGCATCCGTTCACTGGTGGGGCATCATAGACGCCATTTTCCTTTAGTGAGAAGGGCACGGGAAATCGTAAGAGGAGGAGAGCTGGGAGAATTAGTTGGAATTTCAATTGTTTGGGCTTTAATGAAGGGGGATGATTATTTTATTCCCGAATGGCACTCATTGCCAGGAGGGGGGCCCGTTATGTGTAATCTAATTCATGAAATTGACAACCTGCGATATCTCTGTGGGAATGTTGCTGAGCTGACTGCAAAAACCAAACGCCTAGTTCGCACAGGAATGGTTGAGGATACCATCTCGATGAGCTTCGAAATGACAAGTGGGGCTCTCGGCACAGCCTTTGTTTCTGATACAACGCCATCTCCCTGGTCTTATGAACTTACCTCTGGAGAAAATCCCGAATTTTTCAAAACAGATCAAAATTGCTATCAATTTTTGGGCTCACAGGCTTCATTGTCTTTTCCCAGTTTGCAACTTTGGAGCCATGCTCATGGAAGTACTAAGGGTTGGTGGGAGCCGCTCATGGCCCGTTCTGAGAATGTTCCTTATGTTTCTCCTTTTGTCGCTCAGCTTGAGCATTTCTGCAAAGTCATCCAAAGACAGGAAGAACCGGTTATAGATGCTGAAGATGCGCTACTGACATTGGCCGTTCTGAAATCTAGTGAGACGGGTCGGGCAGTGCGTCCTGACGAACTTTTGGCAGCAAGTTAA
- a CDS encoding D-amino-acid transaminase, translated as MERIVYLNGAYIPETEAKISIFDRGFLFADAVYEVTAVLDGQLIDNEGHLARLEHSAKELGIKLPMTSEALTAIQESLIEKNNLAEGSIYVQLSRGAESDRDFDYSEEIEPTLVLFTQTRKIVNTPKKKTGIKVISYEDIRWRRRDIKTSGLLPACLAKHAAHAAGADDVWLIEDGFVTEGGSSNAYIITQEGKLVTRPLSQDILSGITRDSLMKLSRDTGIEIEERPFSIEEAYAAKEAFISSATTFVWPVVEIDGKPIADGKPGRFTLKLRDIYINTAQKNL; from the coding sequence ATGGAACGTATCGTTTACTTAAATGGAGCATATATCCCTGAAACCGAAGCAAAGATATCAATTTTCGACCGGGGCTTTCTTTTTGCCGATGCGGTGTATGAAGTCACGGCCGTGCTAGACGGTCAATTAATTGATAATGAGGGGCATTTGGCAAGGTTGGAGCACTCAGCGAAAGAGCTGGGAATCAAACTGCCGATGACTAGCGAAGCACTCACGGCAATTCAAGAGTCGCTAATTGAAAAAAATAATCTTGCAGAAGGAAGCATCTATGTTCAGCTGTCGCGTGGTGCTGAAAGTGACAGGGACTTTGATTATTCTGAAGAGATTGAACCGACATTAGTTCTTTTTACACAAACCAGAAAGATCGTTAACACCCCCAAAAAGAAGACAGGGATCAAGGTCATCTCTTATGAGGATATTCGCTGGCGCCGTCGCGACATTAAAACCAGCGGTTTGTTACCGGCCTGCCTGGCGAAGCATGCTGCCCACGCTGCTGGCGCTGATGACGTTTGGCTGATTGAAGATGGCTTTGTTACTGAAGGTGGATCGAGTAATGCCTACATCATTACCCAGGAAGGCAAATTGGTTACTCGCCCTTTGAGTCAAGATATCCTGAGCGGTATTACACGTGACTCATTGATGAAACTCTCAAGAGACACCGGCATTGAAATTGAAGAACGTCCATTCTCTATTGAGGAAGCGTACGCAGCAAAAGAAGCTTTCATCAGTTCAGCAACAACCTTTGTATGGCCCGTTGTGGAAATTGATGGCAAGCCCATCGCTGATGGAAAGCCGGGCAGATTCACTCTAAAGTTGAGAGATATTTACATCAATACAGCGCAAAAAAATCTCTAA